A window of Castanea sativa cultivar Marrone di Chiusa Pesio chromosome 8, ASM4071231v1 genomic DNA:
TGAACCCATGTGccttgtgtttttcttgattGCATGATATGGCCCACTTATTTTTGTTGACCtatattatcttatttttgttaaaccatattattttgaatttgggttgaagtgtatTCACTTCttttagagtgtaaagaacttatttctagatgaatgttatatttttgttgaattatattattttgaatgtgggttgaaaacatgaagtgtatgcactccttttgggatgtaaaaaaaaattatttctagatgaatgttatatttaatattatgcaagTTGAAATGGGTTGTATTACATTCGTGTCAACCTAACACGACTTgtttattaagcgtgtcaaatgggttgggtcaggtcaacccgccttattaacaggtcgggttaggattgaaggatcatgacacgattattaaatagGTCGAGTTAGGGTTGAgccatttagtcgaatacccctACCTCGACACGACATGAACCCAACacgctaacccgaattgacaccGCTAATGTTTTGTATATGATTTTGTAAAGAACATTATGACAAACTGGCAATTAATATGGTGAACAATAACGGTGGATAAAACCCAATTGAGTAACACTATACAGACACATAGACTCACAAACTGTACAAATAGTTAGTGAAATGACCTTAAAATGTTCCTTAGTACATCCTATCACACCTAattgggttggattttcaaatgaTTATTAGATTTGATTGGGTATAGTTCTGcctattttttaatattggGATTGGAAAGCGTAAAATTTAGGTTTTATACCACATCCATATAGAATTCAATCTCATAAGTATAAACGAGTAGTAAAGAACATTCTATTTTTGTGACATGgtgtatttgattttgtaaaGAACATTATTACAAACTGGCAATTAATATGGTGAACGATAATGTCGGACAAAACCCAATTGAGTAGCATTATAAAGAGACACGAACTCACAGACTGTATAGCCAGTTGGTGAAATGACTTTTGAACGATCCTCAGTTAGGAAGTAAAAGTAGTAGAGAAATATGCGGCAATATTAACTCAAGTTTACCTAATTTAGGTTAGgcagtttatttaatttaattttactattttatttttgataaatagcCGAGAAGGTTAGGTAGTTGTGGAtatatagcatttctctttgGTTAAACCATATAATTTGAACAACAAGATACTTGagtccaaaatttcaaaataatttttttaaacaaatgatggataaaaattataacaattttGTCATATGTAGTTGTTACTAAACAATTGTTGGAACCACCCAACAGCAACAATTAAGATTTTagttttattgtattcaacactGTGTATTTGGAAAAGCCAACACGTGAAGTAACCAATAACATGTTACAGCTCAAcacattttttgtttattttgactGGTTTGGTGCTTGTTGGATAAGTGTCTTAGGATGATTCACTATAGGCCGAATTGTAATAGAATTCATGGTTAAAGTCAACATGTTTTAGGCTCTGTCCATCAATTTCCGACCAAAAAAAGGAATTCAGTTGTGTTCAGTTTTTTGAGTTCACCCATAAGCATTTATTTGAAGAGGGGAGCCAGGAACCGTAGTCGTTGATAGGATGCAAACACatccaaaaatacaaagaaattaaCTAGCATACACCTGAATTGAATATACATGTAACAAAATGGGGTTAACTTcgttttaaaaatttaatcaacTTTTGCCTATATTAAGACAAGGCCACTTCATGAATGGCGTTTCAACTATTTTGGAATTACATTTTACACGTATAAGAATATTTCGTTCTCTCTAGAATGTGATATATGGTTTTTAACTCGGTTGTCATACCTGATTTTAGTTTTAATCTTTAACATTTTCCACCTTCCAAATACAGAACCTGCCATGTTGATGCAACAGAACACCCTTCATTACCAGATTTTCTTCTCCTTTAATCTCTCCCAGAAACATTCTGATTTGTCCTCAAATCCTTCTCATAACCCCCTCTTCCTTAAAATCCCACCTTTCTTCTCTTCCGGTTCCATTAGATTTTCTTGTCTCATATTTCTTTTCTGTTTGCCTTTATTTAGCATTCAAATTTCTTCTACATACTACAATGGAAGAAGATGCTTCAAGCATGATTTCAAGTGCCAATAAAATGAATGCAACGGCAGAAACTTCAGATTCAAACAACACTTACTACACTTTGCTTGGATGCAAGCGCATGAGACACGAAAACAATAATAATGCCTCCTCCTTAGCAAAATTCAAAGGGGTTGTTCCTCAGCAAAATGGACATTGGGGCGCACAGATATATGCCAACCACCAGAGGATTTGGCTTGGGACATTTAAATCTGAAAAGGAAGCAGCTATGGCTTATGATAGCGCTGCAATCAAGCTTCGTAGTGGGGATTCACATAGAAATTTTCCATGGACTGAAAGGACTGCTCAGGAGCCTGAATTCCAAAACCATTATAGCACAGAAGCAGTGCTAAATATGATCAGGGATGGTTCTTATCCATCCAAATTTGCTGCTTTTTTACGTACTCAATCTCAAAGCAAAGATATGGGATATAGTCTCAAGCAAACAAAGGTGCATGGTGATGGACAATTTTCATGTAGCCAACTTTTTCAAAAGGAGTTAACACCAAGCGATGTAGGTAAGCTTAATAGACTTgttattccaaaaaaatatgCTGTGAGATACTTTCCTTACATTTGTGAAAGCATGGAAGATaatgctgctgctgctgctgatggTAATGGTGTCGATGACATTGAGTTAGTATTTTATGACAAGTTAATGAAGTCATGGAAATTTCGATATTGTTATTGGAGGAGTAGCCAAAGTTTTGTGTTCACAAGAGGTTGGAATAGATTTGTGAAGGAGAAAAAATTGAAGGCAAATGATATTATCACATTTTATAGTTGTGAACGTGGTGAAAAGGCAAAAGAGGGTGAAACATTTTGTTTAATTGATGTAATCTATAATGGGGGAGAGAGCAAGAATTGTTTGGTTGAGGGGGTGGATGAAGTTCAGCTGGAATTGGATTTAAATTTGGGGAAAATGTTCACCTATAAAATGGATGAGGAAGACAAAAAATTCAAGGAAGAGAAGATTTTGAGTGTACTGGATCCAATTCAAAAAGTGGATGACAAAGGTTTTAGGCTCTTTGGTGTAAATATCAACTGACAATTAATGGAGATGGTTCATTTTACGGGTTAATTCTTTAAATTAGAGTTTCATACTCACAGTGCTCATACATGAGACTGCAATAGTTGAAGCTTTGATTTCTTAGGTTCATTAGGTTTGTGGaaattaatctctttttttctttttctttttttttttttttttttgtgaattgtaatcttgtttgaaaaaatcaaccaaaaaccGTAAATACTATGCAGGAAGATGTtccttaattttgtttttcttcttcttcttcttctacttttttctTGGTCTAAGTACTTCAATTGGTAAATGAGCTTTGTAATTCTCCGGTAAGTGATAGGTGCAATTAGGTAAATCTGAATGTTAATTATGTAAGAGCAAAAGAGAGAGGGTAGAAGCCAAATAGGCTACTAATTTATTGGAAAGTTCTTACagttctctccaaaaaaaattggaaacatACTAAAATGGAGGGAACTAGAAGTCAAATAGGCTCCTAATCAATTAGAAACAAATtaggcaaaacttaggtacactACCTTCAATTCATTAGGTTTGTGGaaattattctcttttttttctttctttttttgtgtgaaattgTAACCTTGTTTggaaaaatcaaccaaaaaccaTTAATACTATGCAGGAAGATGTTTCTTAATtatgacttcttcttcttcattttccttGGTCTAAGTACTTCAATGGGCAAGTGAACTTTGTTATTCTCCGGTAAGTGATAGGTGCAATTAGGTAAATCTGAATGTTAATTATATAAGAGCAAAAGAGAGAGGGTAGAAGCCAAATAGGCTACTAATTTATTGGAAAGTTCTTATAGTTCTctccaccacaaaaaaaaaaaaaaaaaaaaatggaaacatACTAAAATGGAGGGAACTAAAAGTCAAATAGGCCCCTAATCAATGGGAAATAGATTAGGTGAAACTTAGGTACACTACCTTAGCTTTATTAGGTTTGTGGAAattaatcttcttcttttttttgtgaaattgtaACCTTGTTTggaaaaatcaatcaaaaaccaTTAATACTATGCAGGAAGATGTTccttaattttgttgttgttgttgttcttcttcttcttttttcttggtcCAAGTACTTCAATTGGTAAGTGAACTTTGTAATTTTCCAGTAAGTGATACATGCAATTAGGTTAATCTAAATGTTAATTATATGAGAGCAAAAGAGAGAGGGTAGAAGTCAAATAGGCTACTAATTTATTGGAAAGTTCTTTTagttctctccaaaaaaaatggaaacatACTAAAATGGAGGGGACTAGAAGTCAAATAGGCTCCTAATCTATTGGAAACAAATTAGGCGAAACTTAGGTATATCTTCGGAGAACTAAACCTAAAATGCTCTAtctaagttttatccaaacTATGTTAAGTGCCCATTTGATTCGCTTTTTGAGCATAAAAAGTGTGTTAGTCAACCCAAAACTGAAAAAGCGGGtttagtaaaaatttctaaaagtgCTTTATTAGGCTAGAAACATGGAAACGTACATTTTAGTGTGGCAACCTTTGAGCTACAATTGCAAAACGCAACAAatgcattttctctctctcttttttggttaaaaggataAAATAATGCATTAGATAATAGAGTTAACCCAAACCAAGCGGGTGGTACAAACAGAAGTGCAATCTGAGTTCAAGATAGCTATTACATCGTTAGAGCATCAACGTTGGTGGAGTCATAATTTTAGAtatttagctccaccaaaagctactatatttattttatcttctcACTTTACAAACCATCCAACATCActggttttattttagctttcaacacaataaaataatataaataacacaataaaataatatattcactacaataaacaacaatcacaaccgcCATTGCCATGACGACGACAATGGCAGTTGCCACCACATGGTAGCAAATAATTGTCTAgtgtaacaataattttttttaaccccaaattatatatatacaatttttttactaaaataatttctCAATTGTCATAATAGCAAATAATCATCTGgcgtaaaatatttttttaactccaaaattttgtaacaattttttatgttttaacacaatttttaatttttatttagtaaatttcCTTACATGAACACGAATCCCACTCAAacttcattttatatattttttttccttcactctTTTCTCAGCCACCCACGTTTCTTCCCCATCCCCAtcaaatatcttttcttttcctccactcACTTCTTCAGCTCTTCTTCTTCACCTAAAACTAAAAGATTGTTCTTCCTCTTCACCCAAAAGAcaagaagaaagagatatatTACACACAAaatgagagaagaagaagccataGCAAAAGAGGAAGAAGCTCGCGGTAGAAGAAGGAGAAGCCCGCAGCAGCAGTGGGTTTATGGGTTCATGTTGGAATTGAAAATTGCACATTTGATTTAGAATTTTGCAGTCTATTTAATTGGTTAGAATTTggaggaaaggaaaagaaagaagaatctgaggaagagaagagagaaatctgaggagagagaagagagactGAGAGCTGCAACAgcaataaaagagaaaaatgtaaagaaattatttaaatattcttcgTCAGTGTGAATGCATAAATAaaatactacttttttttaacatttaagcGCACTGCagctaagagcatccacagcagtggatctaaaattttagcaatttagctatacaaaaagttactttatctattttacctatacactTTACAAAATATGCTGCAGCAGTgcatctattttagctttcaacacaataaaataatataaacatcacaataaaataatatatctcctacaataaaataatatatcccacaactcaaaaaacatttatacaaccaaccacaaccaccttTACCATCAGCCACAgtcacaacaaccaccaccaccaccaccaccaccaccagcagtccacagcagcaaaaaaaaaaaaaaaaaaccaaccgaaatctccaatctttttcctcaacccagaccaaacaaaatcaccaattataaacaaaataaaaatcatcaatcatAGAACTGGGCTTCGGTGAGGAGGACAATGTCGGCGTGCGTCTGATCGGCGTGGGTTTGATCGGCGGCGAGCTTGCGTGGAGCTgaatcggcgtgggtctgatcggcggcgagcttgcgtggagctgaatcggcctgggtctgatcggcggcgagcttgcgtggagctggaggactgggcgagatgggtcggcggcggcgagcttgagagagttgagagcttcgaCGGCGTGGGCTGAggttgatcggcggtgagcttgagagagttgagacgGCGTCGGCGTGGGTCGGCGGCGAGCTTCAGAGAGCGACTGTGAAGAGAAGACGGCGTCGGCGGTGAGCTTCAGAGAGGGCGGTGATTTCAGAGAAGGAGAGACTGAAATGGATGAGGTTTGGTTTCCAGAGAGAGAGCGTGAAATGAAAGAGGGAGTCtgtgaaatgaaatgaaatgaagagAGGAGATATGCGTTTTTTAATCCAAGCcgaataaaatagttttttttttttttaactttcagctacagtgctcatgtattgatacatgagcactgtagcgcaaagctaaaaaaatttagctttgcctccactgctgtgTATGGGATTTtgtggtttgagtggagctaaaatagcaatatagctatttagctccactgctgtgaatgctctaacaagctaaaatatatacatttagcTCCACTAATTTGCTCCATTTTAGTAGtaagtggtgctaaaaatagcaatttgaGCTTTATAGTACCACAAATACTAATACTCTAAGGggataaaaataattcaaaaagaGAGTAGCTTGGTGGCAGCCAATTTTAGCAAGAACTGTTGCTTTGTTAGCCTGCCTAAAACAGTGCTGAATCTTGATTCTTGGAAAGCCCGAAGAGAATTCTTACAATCATTCAAAATCGGGTTAAACAGCCGCTTAGAAGATGAGTTGCTAGAAAGAAGCTTTACAGCTTCAGTGCCATCACATTCAGAGCCGCTCAATGCATTTGGGAGTCTAAGGTGGAAATTAATTATCTTATATTAGAtgtaaaattactattaattaatataaattaagtagaatgttttctttctttttagaaattttataaatagaaaaagtttgacaaaatttttcattgttGACGTGGCagattgatagtggtaagtaaaaaaacgGTGTAAGTGGTAGACTTAAATGAGAACTAGTACAAGTTTACTAActcaactcttattattattattattttttagaagtgcaatattcaaaatattttttataacaaattctaagttttaagttgttttttgttttctatttgaaaatatcaaaataattatttttttgccatcaataacaacctactacttaacattagttgtaaaagtgttgtgaaaaatattgtggacgttacattttttctcttttttatttgtttttcatctggtaaaaaaatattattttatttatttattataaataaccctattggttaaaatttaggggtctttttttttgcttggggccttaggcgatCACATTTTTTGCTCTAGCATTCAGCCGACTCTGATCACATTCAATAATAAGCTTGGCGATTCCAGCAAATTTAGCAAGGTTGATTCCTTCACGTAAATTCCATAacttagggggtgtttggtagaataatttgagatgaaatttttttaattttttgaaatttatgtgggtgaaaaaatgtgtggaAATATGTGTAGAGTTGTTTAAAacgtaaaaatgtgagtttgagattGTGTAACAAACAAACCCTAATGCCTCCAGGCAAATGCGTTTTCTCAAAACATAAGGGTCTATTTGgttatgttgt
This region includes:
- the LOC142606452 gene encoding AP2/ERF and B3 domain-containing transcription factor At1g51120-like, whose protein sequence is MEEDASSMISSANKMNATAETSDSNNTYYTLLGCKRMRHENNNNASSLAKFKGVVPQQNGHWGAQIYANHQRIWLGTFKSEKEAAMAYDSAAIKLRSGDSHRNFPWTERTAQEPEFQNHYSTEAVLNMIRDGSYPSKFAAFLRTQSQSKDMGYSLKQTKVHGDGQFSCSQLFQKELTPSDVGKLNRLVIPKKYAVRYFPYICESMEDNAAAAADGNGVDDIELVFYDKLMKSWKFRYCYWRSSQSFVFTRGWNRFVKEKKLKANDIITFYSCERGEKAKEGETFCLIDVIYNGGESKNCLVEGVDEVQLELDLNLGKMFTYKMDEEDKKFKEEKILSVLDPIQKVDDKGFRLFGVNIN